TTAATTTGCTCTTTATTGTCTCCTTCTTTGAAAACAAGTCCAGCACCTACAAATGGCAAATGCAATAACATATTAATTTCATTAAATGTCATCCAGTATTTTACCTTATCTTTAAAACGTTTAAATAAAGTTGTTGCATAAGTTTCAAATAAAGAAACAAGCTTACGATTTTTCCAACTTCCATAGTTCTCAACCAAGTTAACAGGTACATCAAAATGAGCAATTGTTACAACAGGCTCAATATTATATTTCAATAGTTCATCGAAAAGATCATCATAAAACTTTAACCCTGCTTCATTAGGCTGCGCATCATCACCATTCGGGAAGATTCGTGCCCATGAAATAGATACACGTAAGGCCTTGAATCCCATCTCTGCAAAAAGTGCAATATCTTCTTTATAACGATGATAAAAATCAATTGCCGTATGTGATGGGTAAAATTCACCTTCAAGTGGTTGGAAAGAAGGAAGATTTCCAAACATGATATCCCAGCGCTTTTCACCTGTTGGTAGTAAATCAACTGTTGTTAATCCTTTTCCACCTTCGAGATAGGCCCCTTCTGTTTGATTGGCAGCAATCGCACCGCCCCATAAAAATCCTTTTGGAAAAGCCATGAAGAAAACTCCTTTTCATAAAAAAGTGAGGGAGAGAACGTCTTAAAAGACGACCTCCTCCTTAGCTAACATTTAATTTATAGTAAAAACACAGTCACCAGTTTTCACTTGTTTCTCTGGTGTTAAGTTTAGATTAAACTCTTTATGATTCGTTACCACAACAGGTGTTGTGAGTGGTTTCCCCGCTTCTTTAATCTTATCCATATCAAACTCTATTAAGAGTTGACCTTTTTCAATTCGGTCACCTTGAGAAACATGGGCTGTAAAATACTTTCCTTCTAACTGTACAGTATCCATACCGATATGAATCAGAATATCTACCCCATTTTCAGTCGTGATACCAATTGCATGATTAGTCGGGAATAAAGCAGTCACGATACCAGAAGCAGGAGCTAATAGCTTTCCTTCGCTTGGCTCAATTGCTACACCATGACCAAGAGCACCTGATGCAAATGCTTCGTCTTCTATTTCTGATAAAACCTTTACTTCACCTGTTAAAGGACTAATGATTTGTTCATTTTTAGCATTTGAAGCTGTTGTTACTGCCACTTCACTCTCAGAATTTTCAGTTACTTCATTTTTAGCTTTTCCCATTCCAAATAGGTACGTAAGAATAAAGCCTAGACCAAATGCTACAGCAAATGAAATCAACATTGCCCAAAAAGCAAATGTAATACCATCTGTTGGACTGATAAATGATGGAATTCCGAATACTCCAAGACCGCCTACCATGTAAATTTTAGAACCAGCTGCACCGATAATCCCACCACCAACAGCAGCTGCAATACAGCTAATGATAAATGGCTTTTTAAGCGGTAATGTAATACCGTAAATTGCTGGCTCTGTTACACCGAAAATACCCGAAATAAATGCTGGAATACTTAATGTTTTCAGCTTTTGCTGCTTTGTTCTAATCCATACTGCCAATACTGCACCAATTTGAGCAAATGAAGCAGCAAATGTAGTTGCTAATACCGGGTCAGCACCCATTGTTGTAAGGTTGTTAATCGCAATTGGTACAAGACCCCAGTGAAGACCAAAGATAACAAGTAACTGCCATAATCCACCTACAAAAATCCCTGCAACTAGTGGGCTTAAATTATAGATAAATAGGGTTGCCATTCCTAAAAGATTACCTAACCATGTTGCGATAGGTCCAATTATGATAAATGTTAAAGGAACAACAATTAGTAATGTAAAAAATGGTACTAAGAATGCTTTCACTACACTTGGAATGATTTTTTTCAAACGGTTTTCTACAATTGCTGCGAAATATGATGCTAAAATAATCGGGATAACAGAAGATGCATAACTCATTAAAATGACAGGTACACCTAAAAATGTAATATGAATTGCTGATTCAAACATTGTCCCTGAAAATAATGTGTAAAGAGGATCGCCTGCCGTTAAGCCTGATAAAGTTGGATAAACTAATGAACCCCCAATGGCCATTCCGATGAACGGACTTCCACCAAACTTTTTAATCGCTGTGTATCCTAAGAAAATTGGAAAGAAGTAAAATAATGAATCACCAATTGCATTTAAAATTTGATAAGTTCCCGATGTATCCTCTAACCAACCTAATGCAAGAAATAGTGCATTAAAACCTTTGATCATCCCTGTTGCAGCTAATACGCCAAGTACAGGAGTGAATATACTTGAAATGATGTCAATTAAACTTGATTTTTGTTTTTCTTCATCATCACTAGTTTGCGACTGTCCTTGAAAACCACCAACATGTAATACTGCTTGATAAACATCTGGTACATGGTTTCCAATAACCACTTGATATTGCCCACCGCTTTTCATAACAGTTACAACATCATCCATATTTTTTAGTACTTCTGTATTTGCCTTTGATTCATCTTTTAATTTAAAACGTAATCTAGTAATACAATGCACGACACTGGAAACGTTTTCTTTTCCGCCGACATTTGAGAGTATATCTTTAGCCAACTGCTCGTATTTCATGAGGTGTCCCTTCTTTCATCTTAATTTTAGACAAATAAAAAACCTGAGCCGAATAGCACACAAATATCGCGAATATTGTGTCACTATTCAGTCCAGGTTATGCCCACTTAAGGTAACATTCCTATAACGGAATATGTATTATTTATTTGTTATATGTAATTTATCACGGGTAAAATTGAATGTCAACGCTTTCTTTTGATTTTTTTGTAGTTTACTAGACTTTGGAACTAAATGAAAAAAAGAGGTCTTTCGCGACCTCCTTTTCTCATGAATCAGCTATTTGCTTTTAATACCTGACTGCCCTTGTCCCTATAACTAGTGTCACCAATCTTTTCAACGTAAGGTTTACCATCAATAAAATTGACAACCGAAACACTGCAATTGTCATGAACCTTAAACTCTTTGCTGTTTGTGACTTGGATTATATAGTTACCGATTGTTACACCGTGAGAAAAAATTAAAATATTTCCATCATCTGGAGCATGTTTTTCAACAATTTCATTGATTGCTTGTTCAGTTCTTTCAAAAAGCTGTGCATATGTTTCACCTTCTGGAGCACAAGCATTAACATCAAGGCTGAATAATTTTTCGAGGGCATCTCCGTAAAGATTGGGAATTTCATCTTCTAATAAAGCTTCTAATACTCCAAAATTCATTTCCTTTAATCGTGCATCAGGGTTTAAAGGTATGTCACGGTCACCGATGGCATATTTAGCTGTGTCGAGTACTCTCTGACTGTCACTTGCATAGGCTGCAATAAATTCAATATCAGATAAGCCCTTTCCAACTGATTTAGCTTGTAAAATTCCTTTTTCAGTAAGTGGTGAATCGCAGAAACCCTGCATTCTTCGTTCCACATTATATTGAGTTTCTCCGTGGCGGACAAAATAAAGAGTTAGTTTGTTTTCTGTTGCCATTTATGAACACATCCTTTTTTTCAGTCTCGGTCTCTGAAGGTTTTACCCTAATAATGACATTATGACCATTATAATCCTCTTCTAATGGTGTCACAATGAAAACATACTTTATCCTTAGAACATAAAAAAAGCATAACCTTAATGGCTATGCTTTCTGACTATAAAAACGATTTAGCAGAATTCTCTCGATTATAGGTGATATACTTAATCGTACTCTCTAGCACATTACGTATTTCTTCTATGTGAATTGGTTTTTTAATATAAGCATAACACCCTTCTTCAGAAGCCTGGTTTATCGTTGATTCCATTGCATCCGCACTAACAGCTATAACAGGAATGTCCTTTGATAAAGGGTTCGATTTAATATGCTTTAATGCATCTAGCCCATTCATATCTGGCAACGTAATGTCTAGTAAAATAATATCAGGCTTTAGTTCAATGGCTTGTTTTATTCCGTCTTTTCCAGACGTTACACACTGTAAATCGATCGTTTGAATGATACGTAGCATTGATCTCATTACGTCTATATTGTCGGTGTTATCTTCAATATATAAAACTCTTAAAGGTTGGCTTAATGGAATCAATGGCTCTTCATCTATATTTTGCACACATACTTCAGACTGTTTATTCAACTTTTTAAACGAAACCCAGAAAGTAGAGCCTTTCCCTTTTTCTGTTGTCACACCGTAGTTACCATGCATTCTCTTGGTTAGCTGTGATACAATCGCCAGCCCGATACCTGTACCTTTCCAGTTATTCATTGTATTTTTACTTCTATAAAAGGGCTCATAAATAAGATCAAGATCTTCTTGCTCGATTCCGATTCCACTGTCTTTAACATTAATTTTTACTTCTTCACTATCATTTTCCTCATCACAATATATATGAACCGTTCCATTTGCTCTGTTATACTTCAAGGCATTATCCAATAGATTTGTGATAATTTGATTAAAACGAACTGGGTCTGCTTCTATGAAAAAATCTGATGGGACATCCTCTAAATGGATATCTATATCAGAAGTATTTGTTTCAAGAATAGAGCCTACACAATCTTCTAGAAAAGATTTGACTTGTAATTCTTTTTTGTGAATATTCACTTTACCCGTATCAATAGCTGTAAAATCTAATATCTCCTCTATTAAATTCAGTAATTGTTCAGAGGCATTATAGATTTTAGATATTTTTTGGTTCAAATCTGGCGAATTTTTATCCATTAAGAGAATTTGTGAGTAACCTTGAATCGTATTAAGAGGAGTTCGCAAATCATGGCTCATTTGTGATAAAAAGACAGTTTTTGCAAGATTAGCTTTTTCTGCATTTATTTTTTCTAATTCAAGAAACTTTTCACGCTCCATTTGACGGGCATTCCCAATTAACAGCTCTTCATTTTTCTTTTCCAACAAGTTATTTTCTGTTTCTAGTTGTTGGACCCTTTCTCTTTCTGCTGCTGAAAATGAAATATATTTCGTATGATAAAAAGGGGACTTTTCAATTGCTTCATCCACCATGACATACTCATGAATTTTTAATAACTCATTTTGAAAAAAAGCAGGTGTAATAAAAGCATTATAAGCACACACCGAGATCGTATTACTTCCCTGTAATAGTCGATCTACTTGACTCTCATAATTCCTTATTTCACTTATTGAAGAATCATCCGCTAATACATGTCCCCAAGTTCGTGTTCTTATTCCCTTTTCAACATTCATCTGCAACATTTCCTTTAACTGCTTAAAACTCTCATCTGCGTCAAATCCTTTTTCTGAGAGGTAAAAATCTTCAATCGGCATGAAATCTACTAAGTTCATTTCTTCTTCTGTATACCCACTACTTACTAAAAGGTCAGATAGATTTTTATATACACTCTGTTCTTCTACAAACAAGATTTTATCCTGATGTTGTAAACCCTGACTAATAAATTGATAAGCATGCTCCAGATACTTTTTCTCATCATTAAACATATATAAAATGTGAGCACCTTTTCCATTTAAATTATTTGTGAATTCCTTTAAAAAAGGCACACTTTCCCACTTAGGTGTTTTTCTTTCTTTCATTTGCCATCCCCCGTCCTAATCTCGTTACTATGTTAATCAATCATTTGTTATTGTAGAAGATAATATCATTGGAAGTAGTTCATAAATTTAACAAAAACAGCAAGTCTTATAAATTCTTAATTTGGAACAGCAAATAAGCTTCTTTATCTATAAAAGACATAAAAAAACTCTAAGTATCTCCCTCATGGAGTTATTTAGAGTTTTCAAATGAAAGTGCATGATATAGCTTATTTTTCTGAAGTTTAGATACATGGGCGTAATGGGAATAATTTCGAAAATGCACAAAATGTGTATCACCTTCAAATGTTAGATGTGATACATAGTTTAAATTCACGATAAACGACCGATGTGTTCTAAAAAAGTCATGATTCAGCTTTTGCAAAATTGTATCTAACGACTCATTTGTTTCATACTTCTGATCCACTGTATGAATAATTGTTTTTCTACTATCTTTTTCTATTAAAACGATTCTAGAAAAATGGATAAAATGTGAGGTACGGTCTACGGTTATCGGCAAAATTTGTTTTTTTTCTACCTTTTGATTTGAAAGTAATACATTTTTAGCTCTTTCTAGCGCGATATATAACCTCTCTTTTTTTATAGGTTTCATCACATAGTCAACAGCATGTAAATCAAAAGCACTTATAGCATACTGATCATATGCCGTAATAAAAACAAATTGTAATTCAGGGGAAATTTTAAGACATGATGAAATGGCATCAATACCATTTAATTTTGGCATATTAATATCAGCAATGATAAGATCAGGCTTTTTATTTATATTAATATCCAATAAATCCTCACCATCTTCAGCTATCCCAACAACCTCAAAGCTATCCAGTGGCTCTAAGAAGGCACTGATGATTTGCTGAGAATCAAAGTGGTCTTCTGCAATAACTACCTTAATTTTGGGATTCACGACATGACCTCCTTCACCGGTTGATCATCTACTTTTAACTGAATCTCCTATTTATATTGTAACATGATAAAATTGCTTACTTTGTAGGAAATATTACCAACTGCATGAATAAACAAGATATTCAATCAATACTAGTTGAAGCTTTTTTACGTATTACTTGCTTTAAACACTGATTCAGAAATGATCCTACTATCTGCCCTTTCAGGGTTCCTACGATCAATTTCTTCTCTTAACATCATGATAAAGTTATGATCTAATTCATAAAAAACAGCATCCTCATAGGCATGTAATAGTTGATTATAACTTAATTGCCGCATTTTTAAAGTCTCCTTTAAACAGA
This genomic stretch from Metabacillus sp. B2-18 harbors:
- a CDS encoding beta-glucoside-specific PTS transporter subunit IIABC, translating into MKYEQLAKDILSNVGGKENVSSVVHCITRLRFKLKDESKANTEVLKNMDDVVTVMKSGGQYQVVIGNHVPDVYQAVLHVGGFQGQSQTSDDEEKQKSSLIDIISSIFTPVLGVLAATGMIKGFNALFLALGWLEDTSGTYQILNAIGDSLFYFFPIFLGYTAIKKFGGSPFIGMAIGGSLVYPTLSGLTAGDPLYTLFSGTMFESAIHITFLGVPVILMSYASSVIPIILASYFAAIVENRLKKIIPSVVKAFLVPFFTLLIVVPLTFIIIGPIATWLGNLLGMATLFIYNLSPLVAGIFVGGLWQLLVIFGLHWGLVPIAINNLTTMGADPVLATTFAASFAQIGAVLAVWIRTKQQKLKTLSIPAFISGIFGVTEPAIYGITLPLKKPFIISCIAAAVGGGIIGAAGSKIYMVGGLGVFGIPSFISPTDGITFAFWAMLISFAVAFGLGFILTYLFGMGKAKNEVTENSESEVAVTTASNAKNEQIISPLTGEVKVLSEIEDEAFASGALGHGVAIEPSEGKLLAPASGIVTALFPTNHAIGITTENGVDILIHIGMDTVQLEGKYFTAHVSQGDRIEKGQLLIEFDMDKIKEAGKPLTTPVVVTNHKEFNLNLTPEKQVKTGDCVFTIN
- a CDS encoding histidine phosphatase family protein, with product MATENKLTLYFVRHGETQYNVERRMQGFCDSPLTEKGILQAKSVGKGLSDIEFIAAYASDSQRVLDTAKYAIGDRDIPLNPDARLKEMNFGVLEALLEDEIPNLYGDALEKLFSLDVNACAPEGETYAQLFERTEQAINEIVEKHAPDDGNILIFSHGVTIGNYIIQVTNSKEFKVHDNCSVSVVNFIDGKPYVEKIGDTSYRDKGSQVLKANS
- a CDS encoding ATP-binding protein; this translates as MKERKTPKWESVPFLKEFTNNLNGKGAHILYMFNDEKKYLEHAYQFISQGLQHQDKILFVEEQSVYKNLSDLLVSSGYTEEEMNLVDFMPIEDFYLSEKGFDADESFKQLKEMLQMNVEKGIRTRTWGHVLADDSSISEIRNYESQVDRLLQGSNTISVCAYNAFITPAFFQNELLKIHEYVMVDEAIEKSPFYHTKYISFSAAERERVQQLETENNLLEKKNEELLIGNARQMEREKFLELEKINAEKANLAKTVFLSQMSHDLRTPLNTIQGYSQILLMDKNSPDLNQKISKIYNASEQLLNLIEEILDFTAIDTGKVNIHKKELQVKSFLEDCVGSILETNTSDIDIHLEDVPSDFFIEADPVRFNQIITNLLDNALKYNRANGTVHIYCDEENDSEEVKINVKDSGIGIEQEDLDLIYEPFYRSKNTMNNWKGTGIGLAIVSQLTKRMHGNYGVTTEKGKGSTFWVSFKKLNKQSEVCVQNIDEEPLIPLSQPLRVLYIEDNTDNIDVMRSMLRIIQTIDLQCVTSGKDGIKQAIELKPDIILLDITLPDMNGLDALKHIKSNPLSKDIPVIAVSADAMESTINQASEEGCYAYIKKPIHIEEIRNVLESTIKYITYNRENSAKSFL
- a CDS encoding LytR/AlgR family response regulator transcription factor — translated: MNPKIKVVIAEDHFDSQQIISAFLEPLDSFEVVGIAEDGEDLLDININKKPDLIIADINMPKLNGIDAISSCLKISPELQFVFITAYDQYAISAFDLHAVDYVMKPIKKERLYIALERAKNVLLSNQKVEKKQILPITVDRTSHFIHFSRIVLIEKDSRKTIIHTVDQKYETNESLDTILQKLNHDFFRTHRSFIVNLNYVSHLTFEGDTHFVHFRNYSHYAHVSKLQKNKLYHALSFENSK
- the sda gene encoding sporulation histidine kinase inhibitor Sda codes for the protein MRQLSYNQLLHAYEDAVFYELDHNFIMMLREEIDRRNPERADSRIISESVFKASNT